A region from the SAR86 cluster bacterium genome encodes:
- a CDS encoding MFS transporter → MLSNSFKFNYSIGAIPNGVKVDTFTFFLLFFYSNIIGLNPGLAGLAIFIALCVDAITDPLMGTISDRTSSSYGRRHPYMFLSFIPMSIGYILLFAPRQDWNMSQEDLFVWMTIFTILTRLGMTLFDIPHRAFGGEITKNYEERALLMSWREMISWIAGLGNAFIGYGIFFTSTPEYPKGQLNPDAWLPFAITGAILMIFSVLYSSISTRNESKNLSKWRGSISIYDIFNELKIALGNKSFIVFFFGNLFLSLAWGLSNSLTLFVNTYFWEFEASQIKYFLPVYLISTLLAFYFTPRLVKFLDKKNIVLLSIFGVAFFAPIPLLMFNLGYTPEKGTLSLVLFIACFLVFLITFNVIGNMTRDSMIGDIADQVELDSGKRQEGVLFATVSFMQKLNTGIGSFFAGQVLNYINFDRSNNTPEQAYTLAIIQGPVVTLLFMIPLIIFLFYRLTKERHTSILRKLDIKKL, encoded by the coding sequence GTGTTATCTAATTCATTTAAATTTAATTACTCTATTGGTGCTATACCAAATGGTGTCAAAGTAGATACCTTTACATTTTTTCTTCTATTTTTCTATAGTAATATTATTGGTTTAAACCCAGGTCTTGCTGGACTAGCAATTTTCATTGCGTTATGTGTAGATGCAATTACAGATCCTCTTATGGGGACAATATCAGACAGGACCTCATCAAGTTATGGTAGAAGACATCCTTATATGTTTTTATCGTTCATTCCTATGTCCATTGGTTACATATTATTATTTGCTCCTCGTCAAGATTGGAATATGTCTCAGGAAGATTTATTTGTATGGATGACGATCTTCACTATTTTAACAAGACTAGGTATGACACTTTTTGATATTCCTCATAGAGCCTTTGGTGGTGAAATTACCAAAAATTATGAAGAAAGAGCTTTGTTAATGTCTTGGAGAGAAATGATTTCCTGGATTGCAGGATTGGGAAATGCTTTTATTGGTTATGGAATTTTTTTTACATCAACTCCAGAATATCCTAAGGGACAATTAAATCCTGATGCTTGGCTGCCATTTGCAATCACAGGTGCAATTCTAATGATTTTCTCAGTTCTTTATTCATCAATATCAACAAGAAATGAATCTAAAAATTTATCAAAATGGAGAGGGTCTATTAGTATTTATGATATTTTCAATGAATTAAAAATAGCTCTTGGTAACAAGTCTTTTATAGTATTTTTCTTTGGAAATCTATTTTTGTCTCTAGCATGGGGACTTTCAAACTCATTAACATTATTTGTTAATACTTATTTTTGGGAGTTTGAAGCATCACAAATTAAATATTTTTTACCTGTATACCTAATATCAACATTGTTAGCTTTTTACTTTACACCTAGATTGGTAAAATTTTTAGATAAGAAAAATATAGTTTTATTAAGTATTTTTGGTGTTGCATTTTTCGCACCAATACCACTTTTAATGTTTAACCTTGGATATACACCAGAAAAAGGTACTTTATCTCTAGTTTTATTCATAGCCTGTTTTCTAGTATTTTTAATAACATTTAATGTTATTGGTAATATGACACGAGACTCCATGATTGGTGACATCGCGGATCAAGTAGAGCTTGATAGTGGAAAAAGACAAGAGGGGGTCTTATTTGCAACAGTATCGTTCATGCAAAAGTTAAATACAGGCATTGGATCTTTTTTCGCAGGTCAGGTATTAAATTACATAAATTTTGATAGATCAAACAATACACCTGAACAGGCATATACCTTAGCGATTATTCAAGGACCAGTGGTAACCTTATTATTTATGATTCCATTAATAATTTTTCTTTTTTATAGACTTACAAAAGAAAGACACACATCAATTTTAAGAAAGTTAGACATTAAGAAATTATAA